Proteins from a single region of Seriola aureovittata isolate HTS-2021-v1 ecotype China chromosome 9, ASM2101889v1, whole genome shotgun sequence:
- the LOC130175158 gene encoding transcription factor HES-5-like has protein sequence MAPCSTNYSSVHHLRISEKDSIKLRKPIVEKMRRDRINSCIEQLKIILEKEFHKQEPNSKLEKADILEMTVSFLRQQLQPGLDYSQGYSHCWRDSVHFLSAGSSTEASVSPLQGLQQQEQQLHQAQRASSSSPVCSTLRPTTLLDSSSRGPVWRPW, from the exons ATGGCTCCCTGCTCCACCAACTACTCCTCTGTTCACCACCTCAGGATCTCTGAGAAAGACAGCATCAAA TTGAGAAAACCTATTGTGGAGAAAATGCGCAGAGATCGCATCAACAGCTGCATCGAGCAGCTCAAGATCATCCTGGAGAAGGAGTTCCACAAGCAGGAGCCCAACTCCAAGCTGGAGAAAGCCGACATCCTGGAGATGACCGTGAGCTTCCTGAGGCAGCAGCTACAGCCAGGCCTCGACTACAGCCAAGGCTACTCTCACTGCTGGAGAGACTCTGTGCACTTCCTCTCTGCTGGCTCCAGCACAGaagcctctgtctctcctctgcaaggcctccagcagcaggagcagcagctccatcaGGCCCAGAGAGCCAGCAGTTCCTCCCCAGTCTGCTCCACCCTCAGGCCCACCACGCTgctggacagcagcagcagaggcccCGTGTGGAGGCCTTGGTAG
- the her12 gene encoding hairy-related 12, giving the protein MAPCSTNYSSVHHLRISEKDSIKLRKPIVEKMRRDRINSCIEQLKIILEKEFHKQEPNSKLEKADILEMTVSFLRQQLQPGLDYSQGYSHCWRDSVHFLSAGSSTEASVSPLQGLQQQEQQLHQAQRASSSSPACSTLRPTTLLDSSSRGPVWRPW; this is encoded by the exons ATGGCTCCCTGCTCCACCAACTACTCCTCTGTTCACCACCTCAGGATCTCTGAGAAAGACAGCATCAAA TTGAGAAAACCTATTGTGGAGAAAATGCGCAGAGATCGCATCAACAGCTGCATCGAGCAGCTCAAGATCATCCTGGAGAAGGAGTTCCACAAGCAGGAGCCCAACTCCAAGCTGGAGAAAGCCGACATCCTGGAGATGACCGTGAGCTTCCTGAGGCAGCAGCTACAGCCAGGCCTCGACTACAGCCAAGGCTACTCTCACTGCTGGAGAGACTCTGTGCACTTCCTCTCTGCTGGCTCCAGCACAGaagcctctgtctctcctctgcaaggcctccagcagcaggagcagcagctccatcaGGCCCAGAGAGCCAGCAGTTCCTCCCCAGCCTGCTCCACCCTCAGGCCCACCACGCTgctggacagcagcagcagaggcccCGTGTGGAGGCCTTGGTAG